Proteins from a single region of Urocitellus parryii isolate mUroPar1 chromosome 4, mUroPar1.hap1, whole genome shotgun sequence:
- the LOC113200884 gene encoding mas-related G-protein coupled receptor member X2-like, with protein MILRIKGHVACADLVSVPRATREEFGSLYPTFPSWRTEATPINGNYQDLPLTCDIQNVVPHLLAFIISLVGLAGNGVVLWLLGFHMHRTTFSVYLLNLAAADLLFLCCHSTGSLAMLSIFPHTPPLMNDIIENVKVISYITGLGLLSIISTERSLSVLWPIWYRCHRPKHTSAVMCALLWTISVLLDILKCCFCSPANDNFEHDRCKKVEFFIAVWLMFSFLILSGSSLALLSRIGGSRQMRLTRLYVTILLSVLVFLLCGLPFGIFQFLILWIEYNISALSCLYVVIVVLSSVNSCANPVIYFFVGSFRQQLQRQQTFRLVLQRALQDTSEEHERGNSNLQRRLEMLGKRGTVMRSPCPAPSSVSMKVNPALPT; from the coding sequence ATGATCCTGAGAATCAAAGGTCATGTGGCATGTGCTGATCTTGTTTCTGTTCCCAGGGCTACCAGAGAAGAGTTTGGGAGCCTATATCCAACTTTCCCATCCTGGAGGACAGAAGCCACACCAATCAACGGAAATTACCAGGACCTTCCTCTCACTTGTGACATACAGAATGTGGTCCCTCACTTGCTAGCCTTCATCATTTCCCTGGTTGGACTTGCAGGAAATGGAGTTGTGCTCTGGCTCCTGGGCTTCCACATGCACAGGACCACCTTCTCCGTCTACCTCCTAAACCTGGCTGCTGCCGACTTGCTCTTCCTCTGCTGCCACTCCACTGGGTCCCTGGCGATGCTCAGCATCTTCCCTCACACCCCTCCCCTTATGAATGACATCATAGAGAATGTGAAAGTCATTTCCTACATCACAGGACTGGGCTTGCTCAGCATCATCAGCACAGAGCGCTCCCTGTCTGTCCTGTGGCCCATCTGGTATCGCTGCCACCGCCCCAAACATACATCAGCTGTCATGTGTGCCCTGCTCTGGACAATTTCTGTGCTGCTGGACATCCTGAAATGCTGCTTCTGTTCACCAGCAAATGACAATTTTGAACATGATAGGTGTAAAAAAGTTGAGTTTTTCATAGCTGTGTggcttatgttttcatttctgattctCTCAGGGTCCAGCCTGGCCCTGCTGAGCAGGATCGGTGGCTCCAGGCAGATGAGGCTCACCAGGCTGTATGTGACTATCCTGCTCTCAGTGCTGGTCTTCCTCCTCTGTGGCCTGCCTTTTGGCATCTTCCAGTTCCTGATACTCTGGATTGAGTATAATATCAGTGCTCTGTCCTGTCTTTATGTGGTTATAGTTGTCCTGTCCTCTGTTAACAGCTGTGCCAACCCCGTCATTTACTTCTTTGTAGGCTCCTTTAGACAGCAACTGCAGAGGCAGCAGACCTTCAGGTTGGTTCTGCAGAGGGCTCTGCAGGACACTTCTGAGGAGCATGAACGTGGCAACAGCAATCTTCAGAGAAGACTGGAGATGTTGGGAAAGAGGGGAACAGTGATGAGAAGCCCCTGCCCTGCTCCATCAAGCGTATCTATGAAAGTCAACCCTGCCCTGCCAACTTGA